The proteins below are encoded in one region of Odocoileus virginianus isolate 20LAN1187 ecotype Illinois chromosome 34, Ovbor_1.2, whole genome shotgun sequence:
- the OLIG3 gene encoding oligodendrocyte transcription factor 3, whose product MNSDSSSVSSRASSPDMDELYLRDHHRHHHHQESRLNSVSSTQGDMVQKMPGESLSRAGAKAAGESSKYKIKKQLSEQDLQQLRLKINGRERKRMHDLNLAMDGLREVMPYAHGPSVRKLSKIATLLLARNYILMLTSSLEEMKRLVGEIYGGHHSAFHCGTVGHSAGHPAHAANAVHPVHPILGGALSSGNASSPLSAASLPAIGTIRPPHSLLKAPSTPPALQLGSGFQHWAGLPCACTICQMPPPPHLSALSTANMARLSAESKDLLK is encoded by the coding sequence ATGAATTCTGATTCAAGCTCTGTGTCCAGCAGAGCCTCATCTCCGGACATGGACGAGCTGTATCTGAGGGACCACCAccgccatcaccaccaccaggagAGCCGCCTCAACTCCGTCTCGTCCACGCAGGGCGACATGGTGCAGAAGATGCCCGGGGAAAGCCTCTCGCGGGCCGGCGCCAAGGCCGCGGGCGAGAGCAGCAAGTACAAAATCAAGAAGCAGCTGTCGGAGCAGGACCTCCAGCAGTTGAGACTGAAGATCAACGGACGCGAGCGCAAGCGGATGCACGACCTGAACCTAGCCATGGACGGGCTGCGCGAGGTCATGCCATACGCGCACGGGCCCTCGGTGCGCAAACTCTCCAAGATCGCCACTCTCCTGCTGGCCAGAAACTACATCCTCATGCTCACCAGCTCCTTGGAAGAGATGAAGAGGTTGGTTGGTGAGATATACGGGGGCCACCACTCGGCCTTCCACTGCGGGACCGTGGGCCACTCGGCCGGCCACCCAGCGCACGCCGCCAACGCCGTGCACCCGGTGCATCCCATCCTGGGCGGCGCTCTCTCGTCTGGCAACGCCTCGTCGCCTCTGTCTGCTGCCTCGCTGCCCGCCATCGGCACCATCCGGCCTCCCCACTCGCTGCTCAAGGCGCCGTCCACGCCTCCCGCGCTGCAGCTGGGCAGCGGCTTCCAGCATTGGGCCGGGCTGCCCTGTGCCTGCACCATCTGCCAgatgccgccgccgccgcacctGTCCGCCCTGTCCACCGCCAACATGGCCAGGCTGTCTGCCGAGTCCAAGGACTTGCTCAAGTGA